The following are encoded in a window of Flavobacteriales bacterium genomic DNA:
- a CDS encoding pyridoxal phosphate-dependent aminotransferase → MRLSPAVTTMAESATLMMARRSRELRAEGRDIIDLSLGEPDHDPPAFVLEAAHEALRGPWHKYPPVNGHADVRQAIAHKFKRDNGLEYTADQIVVSTGAKQSIMNAIMALAGPGDEVLIPAPFWVSYTEQVRLAGATPVVVPATLEEDWKTPIERIAKAITPRTRLLIFSSPCNPSGSVITRRELEDLAGEVARHQDLYVIADEIYEHIVFDGEHVSFASLPGMAERTITVNGLSKSFALTGWRLGYLGAPLWIAQACTKIQGQFTSGANSIAQRVAKACVEADSAVIAPMRADFLRRRDLVIEAIGRIPGWRVNRPQGAFYLLPDVRSCIDGGRIKGSVDLSMYLLDQANVSLVEGRSFGAEGTLRISYATSDERLVEAMARVAQAVEQLQSA, encoded by the coding sequence ATGCGACTTTCCCCCGCCGTGACCACGATGGCCGAATCGGCCACGCTGATGATGGCCCGCCGCAGCCGAGAATTGCGCGCCGAAGGCCGCGACATCATCGACCTGAGCCTGGGCGAACCCGACCACGACCCGCCCGCCTTCGTGCTGGAAGCCGCCCACGAGGCGCTGCGCGGCCCCTGGCACAAGTATCCGCCGGTGAATGGCCATGCGGACGTGCGCCAGGCCATCGCCCACAAGTTCAAGCGCGACAATGGGCTCGAATACACCGCCGACCAGATCGTGGTGAGCACCGGTGCCAAGCAGAGCATCATGAACGCCATCATGGCGCTGGCCGGCCCGGGCGACGAGGTGCTCATTCCCGCGCCCTTCTGGGTGAGCTACACCGAGCAGGTGCGCCTGGCAGGAGCCACCCCCGTGGTGGTGCCCGCCACACTGGAAGAGGATTGGAAGACACCGATCGAGCGCATCGCCAAGGCCATCACCCCGCGCACCCGCCTGCTCATCTTCAGCTCGCCCTGCAACCCCAGCGGATCGGTGATCACGCGGCGCGAGTTGGAAGATCTCGCCGGAGAGGTGGCGCGTCACCAGGACCTGTACGTCATCGCCGACGAGATCTACGAACACATCGTCTTCGACGGCGAGCATGTCAGTTTCGCCTCCCTTCCGGGCATGGCCGAACGCACCATCACCGTGAACGGCCTCAGCAAGTCCTTCGCCCTCACCGGCTGGCGGCTCGGCTATCTGGGCGCGCCGCTGTGGATCGCCCAGGCCTGCACCAAGATCCAGGGCCAGTTCACCAGCGGTGCCAACAGCATCGCGCAGCGCGTGGCCAAGGCCTGCGTGGAGGCCGACTCCGCCGTGATCGCGCCCATGCGCGCCGACTTCCTTCGCCGCCGCGATCTGGTCATCGAGGCCATCGGCAGGATCCCCGGCTGGCGCGTGAACCGGCCACAGGGCGCCTTCTACCTGCTGCCCGATGTGCGCTCCTGCATCGATGGCGGGCGCATCAAGGGCTCGGTGGACCTGAGCATGTACCTGCTGGACCAGGCCAATGTGAGCCTGGTGGAGGGCCGTTCCTTCGGCGCGGAAGGCACCCTGCGCATCAGCTACGCCACCAGCGACGAGCGCCTTGTCGAAGCCATGGCGCGCGTGGCCCAGGCCGTGGAACAACTGCAAAGCGCATGA
- the meaB gene encoding methylmalonyl Co-A mutase-associated GTPase MeaB: MGPSAIIEGILRKDRAALARAITLVESQRPVDRRTARALLEQVMPAAGKAFRIGITGIPGVGKSTLIEALGMSLIGAGHRVAVLAVDPSSGRGHGSILGDKTRMERLAQQDAAFIRPTPSGGALGGVARRTREAILLCEAAGHDRVLIETVGVGQSELEVDQLCDLNVLLMIAGAGDELQGIKRGIMESADLVVFTKCDAAGDAASSAARDTRNALALLPPRPGGRRPDVVLTDALTGRGIAELVDKLEALRQTDEGSGHTAHRRREQDVHWMRTMAEEDLLERFRGDDRVMAGSSRLEQAVREGKLSPQQAALMLLEVFRTGGAPRSE, from the coding sequence ATGGGGCCGTCCGCCATCATTGAAGGCATCCTCCGCAAGGACCGCGCGGCGCTGGCCCGTGCGATAACCCTGGTGGAAAGCCAGCGGCCGGTGGATCGGCGCACGGCTCGGGCGCTGCTGGAACAGGTGATGCCTGCCGCGGGCAAGGCCTTCCGCATCGGCATCACAGGCATCCCGGGCGTGGGGAAAAGCACTTTGATCGAAGCGCTGGGCATGTCATTGATCGGAGCGGGCCACCGGGTGGCCGTGCTGGCCGTGGACCCCAGCAGTGGCCGGGGGCATGGCAGCATCCTGGGCGACAAGACCCGCATGGAACGCCTGGCGCAACAGGACGCGGCCTTCATCCGGCCCACGCCCTCAGGTGGCGCGTTGGGCGGCGTGGCTCGCCGCACGCGCGAGGCCATCCTCCTGTGCGAGGCCGCGGGCCATGACCGCGTGCTGATCGAGACCGTGGGTGTGGGGCAGAGCGAATTGGAAGTGGACCAGCTTTGCGACCTGAACGTGCTGCTGATGATCGCCGGTGCGGGAGATGAACTGCAGGGCATCAAACGCGGGATCATGGAAAGCGCCGATCTGGTGGTCTTCACCAAGTGCGATGCGGCCGGCGACGCGGCCAGCAGCGCGGCGCGCGACACACGCAACGCATTGGCCCTGCTGCCACCGCGCCCCGGCGGACGAAGACCCGATGTGGTGCTCACCGATGCCCTCACCGGCCGGGGCATCGCGGAACTGGTGGACAAGCTCGAAGCACTTCGGCAGACCGATGAAGGGAGTGGACATACCGCGCATCGCCGCCGCGAGCAGGACGTGCATTGGATGCGCACCATGGCGGAAGAGGATCTCCTGGAACGCTTCCGCGGCGATGACCGCGTGATGGCCGGATCGTCCCGGCTGGAACAGGCCGTGCGCGAGGGCAAGCTGTCGCCGCAGCAGGCGGCCCTGATGCTCCTGGAAGTCTTCAGAACAGGCGGCGCACCTCGTTCCGAATGA
- the ubiE gene encoding bifunctional demethylmenaquinone methyltransferase/2-methoxy-6-polyprenyl-1,4-benzoquinol methylase UbiE — MTVTPYSPDGSKREQVERMFDGISPRYDLLNRLFSLGVDQGWRRRVVRLLAQERAHHVLDVATGTADLAILTSRRAERVTGVDISEGMLAHGRVKVAKRGLQERVTLQRADSADLPFADDRFDAVTVAFGVRNFEDLERGIAEMRRVLKPGGRLFVLEFSKPKNTLLGGLFRFYFHRVMPFIGRLISRDKAAYTYLPKSVDAFPEGAAFLRIMVQAGMDEATATPLTGGIATLYVGRKKVGG, encoded by the coding sequence ATGACCGTTACACCCTATAGCCCGGATGGCTCCAAGCGGGAGCAGGTCGAACGCATGTTCGACGGCATCTCCCCCCGCTACGATCTGCTCAACCGGCTGTTCTCCCTGGGCGTGGACCAGGGCTGGCGGCGGCGCGTGGTGCGGCTGCTCGCCCAGGAACGGGCACATCACGTGTTGGATGTGGCCACCGGCACCGCCGACCTCGCGATCCTCACCAGCCGCAGGGCGGAGCGCGTCACCGGCGTGGACATCAGCGAAGGCATGCTGGCCCACGGCCGCGTGAAGGTGGCCAAGCGCGGGCTTCAGGAGCGCGTGACGTTGCAACGTGCCGACAGTGCCGACCTGCCCTTCGCGGACGACCGTTTCGACGCGGTGACCGTGGCCTTCGGCGTGCGCAACTTCGAGGACCTCGAACGGGGCATCGCCGAGATGCGCCGCGTGCTCAAACCGGGCGGCCGTCTCTTCGTGCTGGAGTTCTCCAAACCGAAGAACACCCTGCTCGGCGGGCTCTTCCGCTTCTACTTCCACCGCGTGATGCCCTTCATCGGCAGGCTCATCAGCCGCGACAAGGCCGCGTACACCTATCTGCCCAAAAGCGTGGACGCCTTCCCAGAGGGCGCCGCCTTCCTGCGGATCATGGTGCAGGCGGGCATGGATGAAGCCACCGCCACACCGCTCACTGGCGGGATCGCGACGCTGTATGTGGGCAGGAAAAAAGTCGGTGGTTGA
- a CDS encoding RNA methyltransferase, which produces MQVKALLAEVRALHRRKGREERGLFLAQGPKLVRELFASGWPVHALYATEAAARSLALRDASILPPHVLERMGTQESGNEVVALARIPKHVPPVRLADGELALALDGIADPGNLGTVLRIADWFGVKHVLLAEGSVDPFNPKCVQASMGAVFRVQAHTCDLPAALDTLRSEGAALYLADMGGSTVFDAPLKRPAVLVLGSESHGLSDAVCALRGETIAVPRVGGAESLNVAMAAAALCMEFTRQARP; this is translated from the coding sequence ATGCAGGTGAAGGCCTTGTTGGCCGAGGTGCGCGCGCTGCACCGTCGCAAGGGCCGCGAAGAACGCGGTCTCTTTCTGGCGCAGGGGCCCAAGCTCGTGCGTGAGTTGTTCGCCAGCGGATGGCCGGTGCATGCCCTGTACGCCACGGAGGCAGCGGCCCGGTCGTTGGCCTTGCGCGACGCGTCGATCCTTCCGCCGCATGTGCTGGAGCGCATGGGCACCCAGGAAAGCGGCAATGAAGTGGTGGCGCTTGCGCGCATCCCGAAGCATGTTCCTCCAGTCCGGCTGGCTGATGGCGAGTTGGCCCTCGCGCTCGATGGCATCGCTGATCCCGGCAACCTGGGCACCGTGCTGCGCATCGCCGACTGGTTCGGCGTGAAGCACGTGCTGCTCGCCGAAGGCAGCGTGGACCCCTTCAACCCCAAATGCGTGCAGGCCAGCATGGGCGCGGTGTTTCGCGTGCAGGCCCACACCTGCGACCTGCCTGCCGCCTTGGACACCTTGCGCTCCGAAGGTGCCGCGCTCTACCTGGCCGACATGGGTGGCAGCACCGTTTTCGATGCTCCGCTCAAGCGCCCGGCCGTGCTGGTGCTGGGCAGCGAGTCGCATGGGCTGAGCGATGCGGTGTGCGCCCTGCGTGGCGAGACCATCGCCGTGCCGCGTGTGGGCGGCGCCGAATCGCTGAACGTGGCCATGGCCGCTGCGGCGCTGTGCATGGAGTTCACGCGGCAGGCACGCCCTTGA
- a CDS encoding BamA/TamA family outer membrane protein, protein MPIRTAHIIPALLGLLLLAGCDTTKHLPEGERLLVRNRVTLAERGPDPAELETIIKQQPNKRILRVPFYLHLYNLRDPNQVAAKRARHDSLCAIANEAREERGKRPKRCDRSQRGRNGEAPVVLDAVLVDRSTEQMRLYMRKEGWFLATVRDSIHYRHRRPGILGGGRGREFRKPKAEVEYTVTPGPMYRLRGIRFEVDDPDIERHVQAAWPNSLLKTGDRFDADMLDRERNRITHRLRDIGYLFFNRDLVRYDADTTVGGHQVDVVMHLERPHARERKLQGTPEGTVYTLGEVTLATLPPTRTGVVTDADTLYARGYRLLYEGRPPYRPEALTGMVFLQPGDRYRQSNTDRTYRRLNGLRVFDRVEIGFDTTATAPGIADARVDLLPGRTQSVSGEAFATNRGGFLGTSASVGYRHRNLFRGMGSLQLMMVLGLEAQQRLTGQGSATEEETVGNVGGDGFFNTVDIGPELTLRFPHFLLPVRRERFARSATPGTIFTALYNHQRRPDFTRTLAKVSFGYDWAESQTKSWAVYPVEVNVIRIPRLSDDFAAYLQAANDPVLTDSYTDHLIAGMRGQFVHNTQGLSRRRDTYFSRITLEWAGHPMLVPLSLLAQESIDGDGNSFFSVGGIRYAEYIKVDSDLRWRRVLHEKSSLAFRVAAGAGLPYGNLGVLPFESAFFVGGANGLRAWRARSLGPGSFNAPLLAFDRIGELRLEGNAEYRFKLIGFLEGALFADVGNIWNWNDDPRRPGAAISADFLSELAVGTGVGARLNFDFFIVRFDLGMQTKDPSLPPGERWLFEPKDKYEAALSEAVGAPVNYRTQFNFNLGIGYPF, encoded by the coding sequence TTGCCGATCCGCACGGCCCATATCATCCCCGCCCTGCTCGGTCTGCTGCTCCTCGCCGGATGCGACACCACCAAGCACCTCCCTGAAGGTGAAAGGCTGCTGGTGCGCAACAGGGTGACGCTGGCCGAGCGAGGACCGGATCCCGCCGAGTTGGAGACCATCATCAAGCAGCAGCCCAATAAGAGGATCCTTCGGGTGCCCTTCTACCTGCACCTCTACAACCTGCGCGACCCTAACCAGGTGGCGGCCAAACGCGCGCGGCACGACAGCCTGTGCGCCATCGCCAACGAAGCGCGCGAGGAGCGCGGCAAACGTCCCAAACGCTGCGATCGGTCGCAACGCGGCCGCAACGGCGAGGCGCCCGTGGTCCTCGATGCCGTGCTGGTGGACCGCTCCACCGAGCAGATGCGCCTCTACATGCGCAAGGAGGGCTGGTTCCTCGCCACGGTGCGTGATTCGATCCACTACCGGCATCGCAGGCCGGGCATACTGGGTGGCGGGCGCGGCAGGGAGTTCCGGAAACCGAAGGCCGAGGTGGAATACACCGTGACCCCGGGACCCATGTACCGATTGCGCGGTATACGCTTCGAGGTGGACGACCCCGACATCGAACGGCATGTGCAGGCCGCCTGGCCCAACAGCCTGCTGAAGACCGGCGACCGGTTCGACGCCGATATGCTGGACCGCGAACGCAACCGCATCACCCACCGGCTGCGCGACATCGGCTACCTCTTCTTCAACCGCGACCTGGTCCGCTATGATGCCGACACGACGGTGGGTGGCCATCAAGTGGACGTGGTGATGCATCTGGAACGGCCCCATGCGCGCGAACGGAAACTGCAGGGCACGCCGGAGGGCACCGTGTACACGCTGGGCGAGGTGACCCTGGCCACGCTTCCACCCACGCGCACCGGGGTGGTCACCGATGCCGACACGCTATATGCGCGCGGCTATCGCCTGCTCTACGAAGGCCGCCCACCCTACCGCCCCGAGGCCCTCACGGGCATGGTCTTCCTGCAACCCGGCGACCGCTACCGCCAGAGCAACACCGACCGCACCTATCGCCGCCTCAATGGTCTGCGCGTGTTCGATCGCGTGGAGATCGGTTTCGACACCACGGCCACCGCACCCGGCATCGCCGACGCCCGCGTGGACCTGCTGCCTGGGCGCACCCAAAGCGTTTCCGGTGAGGCTTTCGCCACCAACCGTGGCGGTTTCCTGGGCACCTCCGCCAGTGTGGGCTACCGCCACCGCAACCTCTTCCGCGGCATGGGCTCGTTGCAACTGATGATGGTGCTCGGCCTGGAAGCGCAGCAACGCCTCACCGGCCAGGGCAGCGCCACCGAGGAGGAGACCGTGGGCAATGTGGGCGGCGACGGCTTCTTCAACACGGTGGATATCGGTCCGGAGTTGACGCTGCGCTTCCCGCACTTCCTGCTGCCCGTGCGCCGCGAACGTTTCGCGCGGTCGGCCACGCCGGGCACCATTTTCACCGCGCTATACAACCACCAGCGCCGTCCCGATTTCACCCGCACGCTGGCCAAGGTGAGCTTCGGCTACGACTGGGCCGAATCGCAGACCAAGAGCTGGGCGGTCTATCCTGTGGAGGTGAACGTGATCCGCATACCGCGCCTGTCCGATGATTTCGCCGCCTACCTCCAGGCCGCCAACGACCCGGTGCTCACCGACAGCTACACCGACCACCTGATCGCGGGCATGCGCGGGCAGTTCGTCCACAACACGCAGGGCCTGTCGCGGCGCCGGGACACCTACTTCAGCCGCATCACCCTGGAGTGGGCCGGCCACCCCATGCTGGTGCCGCTGAGCCTGCTGGCGCAGGAATCGATCGATGGCGACGGCAACAGCTTCTTCAGTGTGGGCGGCATCCGCTATGCGGAGTACATCAAAGTGGACAGCGACCTGCGGTGGCGGCGTGTGCTCCACGAGAAAAGCAGCCTGGCCTTCCGCGTGGCGGCGGGCGCGGGCCTGCCCTACGGCAACCTGGGCGTGCTGCCCTTCGAGAGCGCCTTCTTCGTGGGCGGGGCCAACGGTTTGCGCGCGTGGCGCGCCCGTTCGCTGGGGCCCGGCTCGTTCAACGCGCCACTGCTCGCCTTCGACCGCATCGGCGAATTGCGCCTGGAAGGCAATGCCGAGTACCGCTTCAAACTCATCGGTTTCCTGGAAGGCGCCCTCTTCGCGGACGTGGGCAACATCTGGAACTGGAACGACGACCCACGCCGTCCGGGCGCGGCCATCAGCGCGGACTTCCTCAGCGAGCTGGCCGTGGGCACCGGCGTGGGCGCGCGCCTCAATTTCGACTTCTTCATCGTGCGCTTCGACCTGGGCATGCAGACCAAGGACCCCAGTCTGCCGCCCGGTGAACGCTGGCTCTTCGAGCCCAAGGACAAGTACGAAGCCGCACTCAGCGAAGCTGTGGGCGCACCGGTGAACTACCGCACCCAGTTCAACTTCAACCTGGGGATCGGCTATCCGTTCTGA
- a CDS encoding tail fiber domain-containing protein, whose amino-acid sequence MEATANGGTDAMAMIGMANSATTNNIGALLFAAGGVSAIGVDGRGATGTSVTYGARGAATGGVRAFGVSGSASGASQFNYGIHGTASGNNAWAGWFQGNVNVTGLDFIPGGVWQGSDEALKTDVQEVHDAIGIIGQLQPKTYTYLSDAHPNVGLPAGTHCGLMAQELLEVLPQLVQDISIPALLDTLGVELSPAETIMAINYTGLVPYLIAAFNEQQKRLDQLEGSLAACCAQDTDKSYQPGPMDGHGQVKQDPAMERLLRIDPNPFTDATTVRYTLERAGRVQLLVNSGDGKQLQVLHEGLASAGDHSYDWHTAHLAPGVYYVTLLLDGEPLVKRAVKVR is encoded by the coding sequence GTGGAGGCCACTGCCAATGGCGGCACGGACGCCATGGCCATGATCGGCATGGCCAACAGCGCCACCACCAACAACATCGGAGCACTGCTATTCGCCGCCGGAGGGGTTTCGGCGATCGGTGTGGATGGCCGCGGTGCAACAGGCACGTCAGTGACCTACGGTGCAAGAGGTGCAGCTACTGGCGGTGTCAGGGCGTTCGGCGTTTCAGGAAGCGCTTCGGGCGCCTCACAGTTCAATTATGGGATCCATGGTACCGCCAGCGGGAACAACGCATGGGCGGGATGGTTCCAAGGCAATGTCAATGTCACAGGCTTGGACTTCATCCCAGGAGGTGTTTGGCAAGGGTCGGACGAAGCATTGAAGACGGATGTGCAGGAAGTGCATGATGCCATCGGTATCATCGGACAGTTGCAGCCCAAGACATACACATACCTGAGCGATGCGCATCCCAATGTGGGTTTGCCGGCGGGTACCCATTGTGGCCTGATGGCCCAAGAACTCTTGGAGGTCCTGCCCCAGTTGGTGCAAGACATCAGCATTCCGGCATTGCTGGATACCCTTGGTGTTGAACTCTCGCCGGCCGAAACGATCATGGCCATCAACTACACGGGCCTGGTGCCGTACTTGATCGCGGCGTTCAATGAGCAACAGAAACGCCTCGACCAGCTTGAAGGGTCCTTGGCCGCCTGCTGCGCCCAGGACACCGACAAGTCCTACCAGCCCGGGCCGATGGATGGCCACGGCCAGGTGAAGCAGGACCCCGCCATGGAGCGCTTGCTGCGCATCGATCCCAACCCCTTCACGGACGCCACCACCGTGCGCTACACGCTGGAACGTGCGGGCCGCGTGCAACTGCTGGTGAACAGCGGCGACGGCAAGCAATTGCAGGTGCTGCATGAGGGTCTGGCCTCGGCGGGAGACCACAGCTATGATTGGCACACCGCGCACCTTGCACCGGGGGTGTACTACGTGACGCTGCTGCTGGACGGCGAACCGCTGGTGAAGCGGGCGGTGAAGGTGCGGTAG
- a CDS encoding D-glycero-beta-D-manno-heptose-7-phosphate kinase, whose translation MSAADHFLDQARSTTMLVVGDVMVDAYLWGRVDRISPEAPVPVVQVKERSARLGGAANVALNAKALGARAVVCSVVGDDDHARTLERLFMEQGLPTEGIIRSGARRTTVKTRVISGHQHIVRVDEEQEDALNAEDARRLVETVRDVIVREKPGVLVFEDYDKGVLDPQVIAAIVGIARSAGVPMAVDPKKRNFLAYAGVDLFKPNLKELREGLKIELDARDMDSVRNAVRDLGEHLDNKATLVTMSEHGMYAHDTAGEHLEPAHVRKIADVSGAGDTVIAVAALALAQGLPLRQVAQLANLAGGLVCEEVGVVPIDAARFQAECARLGLPA comes from the coding sequence ATGAGCGCCGCCGACCACTTCCTCGACCAGGCGCGAAGCACCACCATGCTCGTGGTGGGCGATGTGATGGTGGACGCCTACCTCTGGGGCCGCGTGGACCGCATCAGCCCCGAAGCGCCGGTGCCCGTGGTGCAGGTGAAGGAACGCAGCGCGCGCCTCGGTGGCGCGGCCAACGTGGCGCTCAACGCCAAGGCGCTCGGCGCGCGGGCCGTGGTCTGCTCCGTGGTGGGCGACGACGACCACGCCCGCACACTGGAACGACTGTTCATGGAGCAGGGGCTCCCCACGGAGGGCATCATACGGTCAGGTGCACGGCGCACCACGGTGAAGACCCGCGTCATCAGCGGCCACCAGCACATCGTCCGCGTGGATGAGGAACAGGAGGATGCGCTGAACGCCGAGGATGCGCGCAGGCTGGTGGAGACCGTGCGCGATGTGATCGTGCGAGAGAAGCCCGGTGTGCTCGTCTTCGAGGACTACGACAAGGGCGTACTCGATCCACAGGTGATCGCGGCCATCGTCGGCATCGCACGAAGCGCCGGCGTCCCCATGGCCGTGGACCCCAAGAAGCGGAACTTCCTGGCCTATGCGGGTGTTGACCTGTTCAAGCCGAACCTGAAGGAGTTGCGCGAAGGACTCAAGATCGAGCTGGATGCCCGCGACATGGACAGTGTGCGCAACGCCGTGCGCGACCTCGGGGAGCACCTGGACAACAAGGCCACACTGGTCACCATGAGCGAGCATGGCATGTATGCGCATGACACGGCCGGCGAGCACTTGGAACCGGCGCATGTGCGGAAGATCGCCGATGTGAGCGGCGCGGGCGATACGGTGATCGCCGTGGCGGCATTGGCGCTGGCACAGGGTCTTCCATTGCGGCAGGTGGCGCAACTGGCCAATCTCGCCGGCGGACTCGTGTGCGAGGAAGTGGGCGTGGTGCCCATCGACGCCGCAAGATTCCAGGCCGAATGCGCCCGGCTGGGACTGCCCGCATGA
- a CDS encoding PorT family protein, translating into MRPLRAPRLLPILLLLSLATPLAAQYQSGVKVQNLPNFDLRRFHFGFLLSYNTSDFFVKLKPEAPFRDSLMVLDHLKQPGFNLGIVASMNINDHMSLRFLPTLSFQERILQYKFLNDEGKEKYFQKPVESTYLEFPLLMKFRSDRINNFAVYVIGGGKVSIDMATQKDVNQALDDEVVIKLAKYDYSAEVGGGFDFFLPYFKFGIELKTGIGIPNLLIDDETRFSAPVQSLRSKVWVLTFTFEG; encoded by the coding sequence ATGCGACCCCTCCGCGCGCCGCGCCTCCTCCCCATCCTGCTGCTGCTCTCGCTGGCCACGCCCTTGGCGGCACAGTACCAGAGCGGGGTGAAGGTGCAGAACCTGCCCAACTTCGACCTGCGCCGCTTCCATTTCGGCTTCCTGCTCAGCTACAACACCAGCGACTTCTTCGTGAAGCTCAAGCCCGAGGCGCCCTTCCGCGATTCGCTCATGGTGCTGGACCACCTCAAGCAACCCGGCTTCAACCTGGGCATCGTGGCCAGCATGAACATCAATGACCACATGAGCCTGCGCTTCCTGCCCACCCTCTCCTTCCAGGAACGCATCCTGCAGTACAAATTCCTCAATGACGAGGGCAAGGAGAAGTACTTCCAGAAGCCGGTGGAGAGCACCTACCTGGAATTCCCCCTGCTGATGAAGTTCCGCAGCGACCGCATCAACAACTTCGCGGTGTATGTGATCGGTGGCGGGAAGGTGAGCATCGACATGGCCACCCAGAAGGACGTGAACCAGGCCCTGGACGACGAGGTGGTGATCAAACTCGCCAAGTACGACTACAGCGCCGAGGTGGGCGGCGGCTTCGACTTCTTCCTCCCCTACTTCAAGTTCGGCATCGAACTCAAGACGGGCATCGGCATCCCCAACCTGCTCATCGACGACGAGACCCGCTTCAGCGCACCGGTACAGAGCCTGCGCAGCAAGGTGTGGGTGTTGACGTTCACTTTTGAGGGTTGA
- a CDS encoding FAD-binding protein yields MTTERTVEIALLPAEAADPVLVRAAAAEAAGIAEDQAQGHRVLKRSIDARSRTPRLRLRVLVSTGPLHDAEVAPPRLPDVHGAHPVIIVGCGPAGLFAALRCIERGLRPIILERGKDVRARRRDLAAINRLHVVDPDSNYCYGEGGAGTYSDGKLYTRSHKRGDVEGVLRMLVAFGASPDILVDAHPHIGTNKLPRIITAMREAILAAGGEVRFGQRVTGLIVDRGNLLGVRTGNGDEVRAEATILATGHSARDIFQLLLREGIRIERKDLAMGVRVEHPQAIIDRAQYHCDQRDPHLPPASYGLVEQVEGLGVYSFCMCPGGIIAPCATAPDEVVTNGWSPSKRDNPWANSGIVVEARGPFDADDPLAGMRFQREVEHAAWIAGGKRQSAPAQRLEDFIQGRLSSDLPACSYPPGIVPHQVHELLPPAIAQRLRAAFQVFGRKMHGYRTNEAVVVAVESRTSSPVRIPRDRDTLQHVTTPGLFPCGEGAGYAGGIVSAAMDGQRVADAVASAIKGVPAA; encoded by the coding sequence ATGACGACCGAACGCACCGTGGAGATCGCCCTCCTCCCCGCCGAAGCGGCGGATCCGGTGCTGGTGCGTGCGGCAGCGGCGGAAGCGGCCGGTATCGCCGAGGACCAGGCGCAGGGCCACCGCGTGCTGAAGCGCTCCATCGACGCACGGAGCAGAACGCCACGCCTGCGCTTGCGCGTGCTCGTCAGCACGGGGCCGCTGCACGATGCCGAAGTGGCGCCGCCGCGACTCCCCGATGTCCATGGCGCGCATCCGGTGATCATCGTGGGCTGCGGACCGGCAGGGCTCTTCGCGGCCTTGCGCTGCATCGAGCGCGGTCTGCGGCCCATCATCCTGGAACGCGGCAAGGACGTGCGTGCGCGCCGTCGCGACCTGGCCGCCATCAACCGCCTGCACGTGGTGGACCCCGACAGCAACTACTGCTACGGCGAAGGCGGTGCCGGCACCTACAGCGACGGCAAACTGTACACGCGCAGCCACAAGCGCGGCGATGTGGAGGGTGTCCTGCGCATGCTCGTGGCTTTCGGCGCCAGCCCTGACATCCTGGTGGACGCGCACCCGCACATCGGCACCAACAAATTGCCGCGCATCATCACCGCCATGCGCGAAGCGATCCTCGCCGCCGGAGGCGAAGTGCGTTTCGGTCAGCGCGTCACCGGCCTCATCGTGGATCGAGGCAACCTGTTGGGCGTTCGCACCGGCAATGGGGACGAGGTCCGCGCGGAAGCCACCATACTGGCCACGGGCCACTCGGCGCGCGACATCTTCCAGCTGCTGCTGCGCGAAGGCATCCGCATCGAGCGCAAGGATCTCGCGATGGGCGTGCGCGTGGAGCACCCGCAAGCCATCATCGATCGGGCACAATACCATTGCGACCAGCGCGATCCCCATCTGCCACCCGCGAGCTACGGCCTGGTGGAGCAGGTGGAAGGCCTCGGCGTGTACAGCTTCTGCATGTGCCCCGGCGGCATCATCGCGCCCTGCGCCACCGCACCGGATGAGGTGGTGACCAATGGCTGGAGCCCCAGCAAGCGCGACAACCCCTGGGCGAATTCGGGCATCGTGGTGGAAGCGCGCGGGCCATTCGATGCCGACGACCCGCTGGCCGGGATGCGTTTCCAGCGGGAAGTGGAACACGCCGCCTGGATCGCGGGCGGCAAACGACAGAGCGCGCCCGCCCAACGATTGGAGGACTTCATCCAAGGGCGGCTCTCCTCCGACCTGCCAGCCTGCAGCTATCCGCCGGGCATCGTGCCGCACCAGGTGCACGAACTGCTTCCACCAGCCATCGCGCAGCGGCTGCGCGCGGCCTTCCAGGTCTTCGGCCGGAAGATGCACGGCTACCGCACCAACGAGGCCGTGGTGGTGGCGGTGGAAAGCCGCACCAGCTCCCCCGTGCGCATCCCCCGGGATCGGGACACGCTGCAGCATGTGACCACGCCGGGTCTCTTTCCCTGTGGTGAGGGCGCCGGCTACGCTGGCGGCATCGTCAGCGCGGCGATGGACGGCCAGCGCGTGGCGGACGCCGTGGCTTCGGCGATCAAGGGCGTGCCTGCCGCGTGA